From a single Nicotiana tomentosiformis chromosome 2, ASM39032v3, whole genome shotgun sequence genomic region:
- the LOC104092260 gene encoding nuclear pore complex protein GP210 — MLLHCLSLLLLLLPLATPFPATGPHIADVNILLPPKMTHPVEYRLQGSDGCFKWTWDHHDILAVLPEYNVSSQCSTSARLKSIAPYSGRKETAVYATDVHTGAVIRCKVYVDNFSRIQIFHSSVKLDLDGLATLRVRAFDSEENVFSSLVGIQFMWHLMPETDGLPHHLTHIPLKDSPLSDCGGLCGDLDIQIKLENSGVFSDLYVVKGTEIGHEIVSVHLDEPSVRYMEDKIVLTVAEAISLEPPSPVCVLVGAIVHYSLKVIRGNTPQLVTLPSAFHRWSVSNSSVAQVDRMVGTAKALNLGITTVTVEDTRVVGHTQVSSFHVVLPDSLSLYMLPLSLSGDHVKGIEPIPSVARWYVVFGREYLIQVRIFSKGTWAQEVYISENDDVKLHDDSSEIWSIIPSSNRIGEKGVSRILKALSCGLGKLTATLTYSAGHEETKEVLKVVQEVMVCDQVKFSMEGVSDSITLPWAPGVFQELELKVTGGCAMVSDDYRWFCSDMSIVSVSASGVVQAKRPGKVTIKAVSVFDSLNYDEIVVEVSLPSLMIVLPNFPVETPVGSYLRAAVTFKTLDGDLFYKCDAFSSSIKWKTGSDTFLIVDAGETFISEKQEILPIGTEKYGPTCAWTYVYASNSGQTMLHATLSKEFQQYDRYTGGSVVLQATSRIAAFIPLIVHPASDGNQFGGYSFNLVQAEADNHLDNMEHLYLAPGTYFDVMLRGGPNRWDQGVEFVESVESLDEHNLRVQDGLLVNQEFTSYGSTYRIKCQDVGSFRLLMKRGNLIGEGHPLPAVSEVQLSLTCGFPASIALIADETVNSVKVIQSAAQADRGSGRIRTTPITIANGRTVRLSAVGISESGIAFGNSSSLPLKWELKDCDDLAFWDDIHNLAMLSNWERYLVLANATGLCVVRATVIGPVDLGSHRHSLKHIPGPENDLTDAIRLQLVSSLRVYPEFSLLYLNYDAKLNLSIAGGSCFIDAAVNDTQVMEITQPALGLQCVQLLLAPKKLGTALVTVRDVGLAPPLSAFSVVQVADVDWIKITSGEELIIMEGSSLSINFLAGVNDGNTFDSSQYVYMNIHVHIEDHIVELVNEDDLSCCDDGYVIVPNFRIRAMRLGVTTLYVSARQHTGHEILSQPIKVEVYAPPRIQPSDIFLVPGASYVLTVKGGPKTGAYIKFVSMDNEVAKVHTATGRVSATSPGNSTIAAKIYRNGDIFICQAYGEVKVGVPSSAMLNVQSEQLAVGRLIPIFPSLSEGNLFSFYELCRNYKWTINDEEVLSFQAAGDLHGGKNGMLLSIEKGNGLAGYVGDKDLGFIQVLHGRSSGQTDVTVSFSCDFVARKSFSQSRLYTASISLSVVPELPLALGSQITWILPPHYTTSDLLPSASKTFSKGDASMGKVTYSILGGCRRKGEREEDDPILIDGSRIRTKESGNLACIQAKDRSNGRVEIASCVKVAEVTQVRFTEEKLLVHTLAIGAEIDVPIKYYDVLGNPFHEAHDVFLFGVETNYRDVISVEDAVDGNGNVHLRAISHGRALVRVGFANDLEKSDYVVILVGAHLHPQNPTFHLGSGLNFSIEGLNDQVSGQWFSSNTSIVSVDQLSGHAKAIGEGSARIIFESSNMKLQTTVTVSQPEMMSVDAPREMLTNVPLPANGYSFHVKLNDAHGHKYKSAKNRAIFLFDCRVDPPYVGYVKPWVDLDTGSSYCLFFPYSPEHLVLATPKSGDTRQDLAVTIKASLIGEQNISGSTSALFVGGFIILGTGGDSLQLNLTPEYNKSVLTVVGNTDVNIYWHDQERLAIRPIYGEDSQGGSRAQYEVKIRRAEKIKDTLIFTLPATGQRMEVNVRYEPEERRATYANLNLWSAAAACFILMIFTATLFICYLDQPVRSPPSAPPGTPRVAAPATPERSSPAVVIEHSPRTPQPFLDYVRRTIDETPYYRQDFRRRANPQNTY; from the exons TATAGACTTCAAGGTAGTGATGGTTGCTTCAAATG GACATGGGATCATCATGATATTTTAGCTGTGCTGCCTGAGTACAATGTAAGTAGCCAGTGCTCTACAAGTGCCCGCTTAAAATCAATTGCCCCTTATAGTGGTCGAAAGGAGACTGCTGTCTATGCGACAGATGTGCATACTGGAGCTGTGATTCGATGCAAAGTTTATGTTGACAACTTCTCTAGGATCCAGATTTTCCATAGTTCCGTCAAACTCGACCTTGATGGCCTTGCTACTTTACGTGTCCGTGCCTTTGATAGTGAAG AGAATGTTTTCTCGTCTTTGGTGGGCATACAATTCATGTGGCACCTAATGCCTGAAACTGATGGATTGCCTCATCACCTGACCCATATCCCTTTGAAGGACTCTCCATTGAGTGATTGTGGCGGATTATGTGGTGACCTTGATATCCAAATAAAGCTTGAAAATAGCGGCGTGTTTTCTGATCTTTATGTGGTAAAGGGCACGGAAATAGGCCATGAAATAGTGTCTGTTCATTTGGATGAACCATCAGTTAGATATATGGAAGATAAAATTGTCCTAACTGTGGCAGAAGCCATATCTCTGGAACCTCCTTCGCCGGTTTGTGTCCTTGTTGGTGCTATTGTTCATTATAGTCTTAAAGTTATCCGTGGGAATACTCCACAACTTGTAACTCTGCCATCAGCCTTTCACCGATGGTCTGTTTCAAACTCCTCAGTTGCTCAGGTAGACAGGATGGTGGGTACTGCCAAGGCTTTGAACTTGGGTATAACAACAGTAACTGTTGAAGATACTAGGGTGGTTGGCCATACACAAGTGTCTTCTTTCCATGTTGTCCTACCAGATTCCTTGTCATTGTATATGTTACCTCTATCTCTTTCGGGTGATCATGTAAAGGGAATTGAACCAATACCCTCCGTGGCACGCTGGTATGTAGTTTTTGGTCGGGAATATCTCATCCAAGTAAGGATTTTCTCGAAAGGAACATGGGCTCAAGAAGTTTATATTTCAGAAAATGATGACGTTAAGTTGCATGATGACTCATCAGAAATCTGGAGTATTATTCCCTCATCCAATCGCATTGGAGAGAAAGGGGTATCCAGAATCCTAAAAGCTCTTTCGTGTGGTCTGGGAAAATTGACTGCGACTCTCACATATAGCGCTGGGCACGAAGAAACAAAGGAAGTTCTCAAGGTTGTTCAAGAAGTTATGGTTTGTGACCAGGTGAAGTTCAGCATGGAAGGTGTCTCCGACAGTATTACTCTTCCTTGGGCCCCTGGTGTTTTTCAGGAGTTGGAGCTAAAGGTTACTGGGGGCTGTGCAATGGTGTCTGATGACTACAGATGGTTCTGTTCTGATATGTCTATTGTGTCCGTATCTGCTTCTGGGGTTGTCCAGGCAAAAAGACCTGGAAAAGTGACTATAAAGGCAGTCTCAGTTTTTGATTCTCTTAATTATGATGAGATAGTTGTTGAAGTGAGTTTGCCTTCTTTAATGATAGTACTGCCTAATTTTCCAGTGGAGACTCCTGTAGGTTCATATCTTCGAGCAGCTGTGACATTTAAAACATTGGATGGTGACTTATTCTACAAATGTGATGCTTTTAGCTCATCCATTAAGTGGAAAACTGGCAGTGACACTTTCCTTATTGTGGATGCTGGTGAGACCTTTATCTCTGAAAAGCAAGAAATTCTTCCAATTGGTACAGAGAAATATGGTCCTACATGTGCATGGACTTATGTCTATGCTTCTAATTCTGGTCAGACGATGCTACATGCAACATTGTCAAAAGAATTTCAACAGTATGATCGCTATACTGGCGGTTCTGTTGTTCTGCAAGCAACCTCGCGTATTGCAGCTTTTATACCACTCATTGTGCACCCGGCTAGTGATGGAAACCAGTTTGGTGGTTACTCGTTTAATTTAGTTCAGGCTGAAGCTGATAATCACTTGGACAATATGGAGCATCTATATCTTGCCCCTGGAACATATTTTGATGTGATGCTTCGTGGAGGACCTAATCGATGGGACCAGGGAGTTGAATTTGTTGAATCCGTGGAGAGTTTGGATGAACACAATCTCAGGGTTCAAGATGGGCTTCTAGTTAATCAAGAATTTACCAGCTATGGGAGCACCTACAGAATCAAGTGCCAAGATGTTGGAAGCTTTAGGCTTCTTATGAAACGTGGGAATTTAATTGGAGAGGGTCATCCTTTGCCTGCTGTATCTGAAGTGCAATTATCACTCACATGTGGTTTCCCAGCCTCTATAGCATTAATAGCCGATGAAACTGTTAATTCCGTTAAAGTGATCCAGTCTGCAGCTCAGGCTGACCGTGGCAGTGGAAGGATTCGTACGACCCCAATCACAATAGCAAATGGGCGCACAGTTCGACTATCAGCAGTTGGCATTAGTGAGTCTGGAATAGCGTTTGGAAACTCATCTTCTCTTCCTTTGAAGTGGGAGCTTAAAGATTGTGATGATCTGGCATTTTGGGATGATATCCACAACTTAGCAATGTTATCAAATTGGGAGAGGTACTTGGTCTTGGCAAATGCAACTGGACTATGTGTTGTACGAGCAACAGTTATTGGACCTGTTGATTTGGGTAGCCATCGTCATTCTCTTAAACACATTCCAGGCCCTGAGAATGATCTGACAGATGCTATACGCTTGCAACTTGTTTCATCCTTAAGGGTCTATCCAGAATTCAGCTTGTTGTATCTCAATTATGATGCCAAGTTGAATCTGTCAATTGCTGGAGGAAGTTGTTTCATTGATGCTGCAGTAAATGATACGCAAGTTATGGAAATAACTCAGCCTGCTCTAGGTTTACAGTGTGTACAATTACTACTGGCTCCTAAGAAGTTGGGAACTGCACTTGTAACGGTTCGAGATGTTGGGCTTGCCCCACCTCTTTCCGCTTTCTCTGTGGTTCAAGTTGCAGATGTGGACTGGATTAAGATTACATCTGGAGAAGAACTGATCATTATGGAAGGGAGTTCACTATCAATCAATTTTCTTGCTGGAGTAAATGATGGGAACACTTTTGATTCTTCGCAGTATGTTTACATGAATATTCATGTTCATATTGAGGATCATATAGTTGAACTTGTCAATGAAGATGATCTTTCCTGTTGTGATGATGGATATGTGATTGTGCCTAACTTCAGAATAAGGGCAATGCGCCTTGGGGTCACCACACTGTATGTCAGCGCTAGACAACATACTGGCCATGAGATACTGAGTCAGCCAATTAAGGTAGAAGTCTATGCACCACCTAGAATTCAGCCTAGTGATATTTTCCTTGTACCAGGTGCTTCTTACGTGCTTACTGTGAAAGGAGGCCCAAAAACTGGTGCATATATCAAGTTCGTCAGTATGGATAATGAGGTTGCTAAGGTCCATACAGCCACAGGACGAGTTTCTGCAACATCACCAGGAAACAGTACCATAGCTGCCAAGATATACAGGAATGGAGATATCTTTATTTGTCAGGCATATGGTGAAGTTAAAGTAGGTGTTCCTTCTTCAGCTATGTTAAATGTTCAAAGTGAGCAGCTAGCTGTTGGCCGTCTAATACCAATATTTCCCTCCCTGTCTGAGGGAAATTTATTTTCATTTTATGAACTTTGCAGAAATTATAAGTGGACTATAAATGATGAAGAGGTATTGAGTTTCCAAGCAGCAGGCGACTTACATGGTGGAAAGAATGGAATGCTCTTGTCCATTGAAAAAGGCAATGGGCTGGCAGGATATGTGGGTGATAAAGACCTTGGTTTTATTCAAGTATTGCATGGAAGATCTTCGGGGCAGACAGATGTTACAGTTTCTTTCTCCTGTGATTTTGTTGCTCGTAAATCTTTTTCACAGTCAAGATTATATACTGCATCTATTTCCTTGTCGGTAGTGCCTGAGCTCCCCCTTGCTCTCGGGTCACAAATTACTTGGATTCTCCCTCCACATTATACCACGTCTGATCTTTTGCCTTCAGCTTCTAAAACTTTCAGTAAAGGGGATGCAAGTATGGGTAAGGTTACTTATTCTATACTGGGAGGCTGTAGAAGAAAGGGTGAAAGGGAGGAAGATGATCCTATACTCATTGATGGGAGCAGAATAAGAACAAAAGAGAGTGGCAATCTTGCATGTATTCAAGCAAAAGATAGGTCAAATGGAAGAGTTGAGATAGCATCTTGTGTGAAGGTCGCTGAAGTGACTCAAGTACGTTTCACGGAAGAAAAGTTGCTGGTTCACACATTAGCGATAGGTGCTGAAATTGATGTTCCGATCAAATATTATGATGTGCTTGGGAATCCTTTCCATGAGGCTCATGATGTATTTCTTTTTGGAGTTGAAACTAACTACCGTGATGTCATCTCTGTTGAGGATGCAGTTGATGGCAATGGAAATGTCCATCTCAGAGCAATCAGTCATGGTAGAGCTCTTGTGCGAGTAGGTTTTGCCAATGACCTGGAGAAGTCTGATTATGTGGTGATTCTTGTTGGTGCTCATTTGCATCCTCAGAATCCAACCTTTCACCTAGGGAGTGGTCTTAACTTCAGCATAGAAGGTCTAAATGATCAGGTATCTGGTCAGTGGTTTAGTAGTAATACAAGCATTGTGTCTGTGGACCAGCTATCTGGACATGCCAAGGCGATAGGGGAAGGTTCTGCACGAATTATCTTTGAGAGTTCAAATATGAAACTGCAAACTACAGTTACAGTGTCTCAGCCAGAGATGATGTCTGTTGATGCTCCAAGAGAGATGCTGACAAACGTGCCGCTTCCAGCAAATGGATATAGCTTTCATGTTAAACTTAATGATGCTCATGGCCACAAGTATAAATCTGCTAAAAACAGGGCAATTTTCTTGTTTGATTGCCGGGTTGATCCACCTTATGTTGGATACGTGAAGCCATGGGTTGATCTTGATACTGGTAGTTCGTATTGCCTTTTCTTCCCTTACTCTCCAGAACATTTGGTACTTGCCACTCCAAAGTCAGGAGACACTAGACAGGATTTAGCTGTTACCATAAAGGCATCGCTCATAGGAGAGCAGAATATCTCAGGATCTACTTCAGCACTTTTTGTTGGAGGCTTCATCATTCTGGGAACAGGAGGAGATTCATTGCAGTTAAATCTAACCCCAGAATATAACAAGAGTGTCCTAACTGTCGTAGGAAACACAGATGTGAATATCTACTGGCATGATCAGGAACGGCTAGCTATCAGACCAATATATGGGGAAGATTCGCAAGGAGGAAGCCGTGCACAGTACGAGGTCAAAATTCGCAGAGCAGAGAAAATTAAAGACACACTGATTTTTACACTCCCAGCCACTGGTCAGAGGATGGAAGTTAATGTTAGGTATGAACCCGAAGAGAGAAGAGCAACATATGCTAATCTTAATTTATGGTCTGCTGCAGCTGCGTGTTTCATTTTGATGATATTCACAGCTACTTTATTCATTTGTTACTTGGACCAACCTGTGAGATCCCCACCATCTGCTCCTCCTGGCACGCCAAGGGTAGCTGCACCTGCAACTCCTGAACGGAGCAGTCCTGCTGTAGTAATCGAACATTCTCCTCGGACACCTCAGCCTTTCTTGGATTATGTTAGGAGGACAATTGATGAAACTCCATACTACAGACAAGATTTTAGGAGGAGAGCTAATCCTCAGAATACTTACTAG